In Arthrobacter sp. B3I9, the following are encoded in one genomic region:
- a CDS encoding peptide MFS transporter, protein MSTTHLPDAPAKTPGDTSFFGHPKMLASLFSVEMWERFSFYGMQGILLYYMYFTATEGGLGIEQGLAAGLVGAYGGGVYLSTILGAWLADRLFGSERVLFGSAVMIMAGHVALALVPGIPGLIAGLVLVGVGSGGLKANATALVGSLYGAKDERRDAGFSIFYMGINAGALIGPLVTGWLQESQGFHWGFGAAAVGMALGLAIYAAGRKKLPEEAHLVPNPLPTAERTRYGLIFAAIAAVIAVLLATGAVHAGNLAMSMAYAAIGASVLYFALIFSSKKVNGTERRRVAAFIPLYIASAAFWALFQQQFTFIAVYSEEKLDRNLFGWEMPAAWVQSINPVFIIIFAGVMAALWTRLGHRQPGSALKFSVGLFVMGLAFLAFIPLAGEGKTPLLALVGILFLFTLAELFLSPIGLSVTTKLAPKAFHTQMVALFFLSVSLGTTLAGILSGLYNPKDELPYFIGIGGTAMLLAVGLAAASPAIRKLMGGVR, encoded by the coding sequence ATGAGCACAACTCATTTACCCGATGCCCCCGCTAAAACGCCGGGCGATACGTCCTTTTTCGGCCACCCAAAGATGCTGGCCAGCCTTTTTTCCGTAGAAATGTGGGAGCGCTTCTCCTTCTACGGCATGCAGGGAATCCTGCTCTATTACATGTACTTCACGGCCACCGAGGGCGGCCTGGGGATTGAGCAGGGCCTCGCCGCAGGCCTGGTCGGCGCCTACGGCGGCGGCGTCTACCTCTCCACCATCCTCGGGGCCTGGCTCGCGGACCGGCTCTTCGGGTCTGAGCGCGTGCTGTTCGGCTCCGCCGTCATGATCATGGCCGGCCATGTCGCCCTTGCCCTGGTCCCGGGCATCCCGGGGCTGATTGCAGGCCTGGTGCTGGTGGGCGTGGGCTCCGGCGGGCTTAAAGCCAATGCCACGGCCCTCGTCGGCAGCCTCTACGGCGCAAAGGATGAACGCCGTGATGCCGGCTTCTCCATCTTCTACATGGGCATCAACGCTGGCGCCCTCATCGGCCCGCTCGTGACGGGCTGGCTGCAGGAAAGCCAAGGCTTCCACTGGGGCTTCGGCGCTGCCGCCGTCGGCATGGCCCTGGGTCTGGCGATCTACGCCGCGGGCCGCAAAAAGCTCCCCGAGGAAGCGCACCTGGTCCCCAACCCCCTGCCCACCGCCGAGCGCACCCGGTACGGCCTGATCTTCGCCGCCATCGCCGCCGTCATCGCCGTGCTGCTTGCCACCGGCGCCGTGCATGCAGGGAACCTGGCCATGTCCATGGCGTACGCCGCCATCGGCGCGTCCGTGCTGTACTTCGCCCTGATCTTCAGCAGCAAGAAGGTCAATGGCACCGAGCGCCGCCGCGTGGCCGCCTTCATTCCTCTGTACATCGCTTCGGCCGCCTTCTGGGCCCTGTTCCAGCAGCAGTTCACCTTCATCGCCGTCTATTCCGAGGAGAAGCTGGACCGCAACCTGTTCGGCTGGGAAATGCCCGCGGCCTGGGTGCAGTCCATCAACCCGGTGTTCATCATCATCTTCGCCGGTGTGATGGCGGCCCTGTGGACCCGGCTGGGACACAGGCAGCCCGGCTCGGCGCTGAAGTTCTCCGTCGGCCTTTTCGTGATGGGCCTGGCGTTCCTGGCTTTCATTCCCCTCGCCGGGGAGGGAAAGACCCCGCTGCTCGCGCTGGTGGGAATCCTGTTCCTGTTCACCCTGGCCGAACTGTTCCTCTCCCCGATCGGCCTGTCCGTGACCACCAAGCTGGCTCCCAAGGCGTTCCACACGCAGATGGTGGCGCTGTTCTTCCTTTCGGTGTCCCTCGGAACCACGCTGGCAGGCATCCTGTCCGGCCTGTACAACCCGAAGGACGAGCTGCCGTACTTCATCGGCATCGGCGGAACGGCCATGCTGCTCGCCGTCGGCCTCGCTGCAGCCTCGCCGGCGATCAGGAAGCTCATGGGCGGCGTGCGCTGA
- the uxaC gene encoding glucuronate isomerase: MSDATAWAIDPDRALPADPATRSIARELYSAVSDLPIVSMHGHVEAEVFVDNQFFGNPAELLVIPDHYLVRMLVSQGYSPAELGVADRQDASLAEQDGRLIWRRFCENWKLFRGTPTRYWLEHELAVVFETPLQPSAENADVLYDKLSALLQTEPFRPRSILDRFNVEILATTDSALSDLSAHRKLSDALGPGRIVPTFRPDSLLHVDHPRWQDEIRMLSEVSGVEVVDYGSFLAALRQRRGAFVDVGARATDHGHLLADTTPLPQAEAQRIFAAAIRGEVTPEEAQAFSGSMLYEMARMSVEDGLVMQLHPGVLRNHCQSIYDSYGPDKGFDIPVSVEFTRSLRPLLDSFGMNKDFRFIAFTTDETVYSRELAPLAGSYPAMKLGAPWWFLDSPEQMRRFRESAVETAGFYNTSGFVDDTRALASIPARHDLSRRIDAGYLARLVAEGRLGLAEAAETAVDLTYNIPLQSYAARN, from the coding sequence ATGAGTGACGCCACTGCATGGGCCATCGATCCGGACCGCGCCCTTCCTGCCGATCCCGCAACGCGCTCCATCGCGCGGGAGCTCTACAGCGCCGTTTCCGACCTGCCGATCGTGTCCATGCACGGCCACGTCGAGGCCGAAGTGTTCGTGGACAACCAGTTCTTCGGAAATCCGGCGGAGCTGCTGGTGATCCCGGACCACTATCTGGTGCGGATGCTGGTGTCCCAGGGCTATTCGCCGGCGGAGCTCGGGGTCGCCGACCGGCAGGACGCGTCCCTGGCGGAGCAGGACGGCCGCCTGATCTGGCGGCGTTTCTGCGAGAACTGGAAGCTGTTCCGCGGGACGCCCACGCGTTACTGGCTGGAGCACGAGCTCGCGGTGGTTTTCGAGACGCCGCTGCAGCCGTCCGCTGAGAATGCCGATGTCCTCTACGACAAGCTCTCCGCCCTGCTCCAGACCGAGCCCTTCCGCCCGCGGTCGATTCTTGACCGCTTCAACGTGGAAATTCTTGCCACAACCGATTCCGCGTTGTCGGACCTGTCCGCCCACCGCAAACTTAGTGATGCGTTGGGACCTGGCCGGATCGTCCCGACGTTCCGCCCGGACTCGCTGCTGCACGTCGACCATCCCCGGTGGCAGGACGAAATCCGGATGCTTTCCGAGGTTTCCGGGGTGGAAGTGGTGGACTACGGCAGCTTCCTGGCGGCCCTCCGGCAGCGCCGCGGCGCGTTTGTCGACGTCGGTGCCCGGGCCACCGACCACGGACACCTGCTGGCGGACACAACACCGTTGCCGCAGGCGGAGGCACAGCGCATATTTGCGGCAGCAATCCGCGGAGAAGTGACCCCTGAGGAAGCCCAGGCCTTTTCGGGCAGCATGCTGTACGAAATGGCCAGGATGTCCGTGGAGGACGGCCTGGTAATGCAACTCCACCCCGGGGTGCTGCGCAACCACTGCCAGAGCATCTATGACTCCTACGGGCCCGACAAGGGCTTCGACATTCCGGTCAGCGTGGAGTTCACACGTTCCCTGCGGCCCCTGCTGGACAGCTTCGGCATGAACAAGGACTTCCGTTTCATCGCCTTCACCACCGACGAGACTGTCTATTCCCGCGAGCTCGCGCCCCTCGCCGGCAGCTATCCGGCCATGAAACTCGGGGCCCCCTGGTGGTTCCTGGACAGCCCGGAACAGATGCGGCGCTTCCGTGAGTCCGCCGTCGAAACCGCCGGGTTCTACAACACCAGCGGCTTCGTTGACGACACCCGGGCGCTCGCCTCCATTCCGGCCCGCCACGACCTGTCCCGCCGGATCGACGCCGGCTACCTCGCCCGGCTCGTCGCCGAAGGGCGGCTCGGCCTGGCGGAGGCGGCGGAGACCGCCGTCGACCTCACCTACAACATTCCGCTGCAGTCGTATGCAGCCCGCAACTGA
- a CDS encoding extracellular solute-binding protein, translated as MRASRRVQWAATLGVAGLLATGCGAPGSDNASATTLSAGSVPEKPSKAVTLNILDVAGNKQLTGAIFDQFAKDHPDIISSVTWETAGAPDMAGKVKAQQQAGNLKIDLVLTGTDGLAAGISEGLFAPVAKDYKDRLGNMANYQEPAAAMQKLAEDQAVELVYYPSGPLLEYNPEKVPNPPTTAEELLAWAKEHPGRFGYARPANSGPGRTFLMGLPYILGDSDPKDPVNGWSRTWDYLKQLNQSVSSYPTGTGVTMNNLKNGTWDMALTTTGWDINPRALGQVPENFKTQALKNFTWVTDAQYAAVPKGVSADKMAAILQVLQYALTPEQQAKTFDTGYFYPGPAIKDVTVDLAPQASKDVIQKFGRPEYDALIKDNPKATPIDAAALVKAFDTWDTQVATGKVEQKK; from the coding sequence ATGCGAGCATCTAGAAGAGTCCAGTGGGCAGCAACCCTCGGCGTCGCCGGGCTGCTGGCCACAGGTTGCGGCGCCCCCGGGAGCGATAACGCCTCGGCCACGACGCTGTCCGCCGGCAGTGTTCCGGAGAAGCCCTCCAAGGCCGTCACCCTCAACATCCTCGACGTCGCCGGCAACAAGCAACTGACCGGCGCCATCTTCGACCAGTTTGCAAAGGACCACCCGGACATCATCTCCTCGGTGACCTGGGAGACGGCAGGTGCCCCGGACATGGCCGGCAAGGTTAAGGCCCAGCAGCAGGCCGGAAACCTGAAGATCGACCTCGTGCTGACCGGTACCGACGGCCTTGCCGCAGGCATCAGCGAGGGTCTTTTCGCTCCGGTGGCAAAGGATTACAAGGACCGCCTGGGCAACATGGCGAACTACCAGGAGCCCGCGGCGGCGATGCAGAAGCTGGCCGAGGACCAGGCCGTCGAACTGGTCTACTACCCCTCCGGGCCGCTGCTCGAATACAACCCGGAGAAGGTCCCGAACCCGCCCACCACGGCGGAGGAGCTCCTGGCCTGGGCCAAGGAACACCCGGGCCGCTTCGGCTACGCCCGTCCGGCCAACTCCGGCCCCGGCCGGACGTTCCTCATGGGCCTGCCCTACATCCTCGGCGACTCCGATCCGAAGGACCCGGTGAACGGCTGGAGCAGGACCTGGGATTACCTCAAGCAGCTTAACCAGAGCGTCTCCTCCTACCCGACCGGCACCGGCGTCACCATGAACAACCTGAAGAACGGCACCTGGGACATGGCCCTCACCACCACGGGCTGGGACATCAACCCCCGCGCCCTGGGCCAGGTTCCGGAGAACTTCAAGACGCAGGCGCTCAAGAACTTCACCTGGGTCACGGATGCGCAGTACGCCGCCGTTCCCAAGGGCGTTTCCGCGGACAAGATGGCGGCAATCCTGCAGGTGCTGCAGTACGCACTGACCCCGGAACAGCAGGCCAAGACGTTTGACACCGGCTACTTCTACCCCGGCCCGGCCATCAAGGACGTCACCGTTGACCTCGCTCCGCAGGCCAGCAAGGACGTCATCCAGAAGTTCGGCCGGCCCGAATACGACGCCCTCATCAAGGACAACCCCAAGGCCACCCCCATCGATGCCGCTGCACTGGTGAAGGCCTTCGACACCTGGGACACGCAGGTGGCCACCGGAAAGGTTGAGCAGAAGAAATGA
- a CDS encoding ABC transporter permease — MTITGQRPGRAKQETANRPALSHRLAERGIDKLLLLLLPALLFALVLFVYPFVYGLGLSFQPKTGGLFGAYVKFFTDPSVRGLDSIWVTLQLALPAALLNVLVSVPIAYKMRGKFRGKRALTTVLVIPITLGTVLTAEGLLNFFGQRGWLNRFLGLLGFEPLQLVQNYWGVLWSLIISGFPFAFLLILSYLSGIDPSLEAAARTLGADWKQRFRRITLPLLAPGLAITFCLTFVLAFSVFPSAILVGDPSGSTRVIAYVAYNAWGQQFDYPLASAAAIVMGAVELIVIVLVLIWRSRMYKGSTGGKG, encoded by the coding sequence GTGACCATCACCGGGCAGCGCCCGGGCCGGGCGAAGCAGGAAACAGCCAACCGGCCCGCGCTCTCCCACCGGCTGGCGGAGCGCGGGATCGACAAGCTCCTGCTCCTGCTGCTGCCTGCGTTGCTGTTCGCGCTGGTGCTGTTCGTCTACCCGTTCGTCTACGGCCTGGGCCTGTCGTTCCAGCCGAAGACCGGCGGACTGTTCGGTGCGTACGTGAAGTTCTTCACGGACCCATCGGTCCGGGGGCTGGACTCGATCTGGGTGACCCTGCAACTGGCCCTCCCGGCCGCCCTGCTGAACGTCCTGGTCTCGGTGCCGATCGCCTACAAAATGCGCGGGAAGTTCCGCGGCAAGCGGGCGCTGACCACCGTCCTGGTCATCCCGATCACACTCGGCACCGTCCTCACCGCCGAGGGCCTGCTGAACTTCTTCGGCCAGCGCGGCTGGCTGAACCGCTTCCTGGGCCTTCTGGGCTTCGAACCGCTGCAGCTGGTCCAGAACTACTGGGGCGTGCTCTGGTCGCTGATCATCTCCGGATTTCCCTTCGCATTCCTTCTGATCCTGTCCTACCTTTCCGGCATTGATCCCTCCCTTGAGGCGGCAGCCCGGACCCTGGGTGCGGACTGGAAGCAGCGCTTCCGCCGGATAACCCTGCCGCTCCTGGCGCCCGGCCTGGCGATCACGTTCTGCCTGACCTTCGTCCTGGCCTTCAGCGTCTTTCCATCGGCCATCCTCGTCGGCGACCCGTCCGGGTCCACCCGGGTCATCGCCTATGTGGCCTACAACGCCTGGGGACAGCAGTTCGACTACCCGCTCGCGTCCGCCGCGGCCATCGTCATGGGCGCCGTGGAACTGATCGTCATCGTCCTGGTGCTGATCTGGCGCTCCCGCATGTACAAAGGATCCACCGGAGGTAAGGGCTGA
- a CDS encoding bifunctional 4-hydroxy-2-oxoglutarate aldolase/2-dehydro-3-deoxy-phosphogluconate aldolase: MSTDTAVMPRPSASEILVRNPVVAVLRARHADQYAPVISALAEGGVRSIELTLSTAGVFDLLPRLAGEFGADVELGVGTITTTAEAERALDCGARLLVTPVTDAGIVRAAVARGIPVFPGGLTPIELLSGWRAGATAVKVFPASTVGPGYTARAVRVSSVVAEALAARGLG; the protein is encoded by the coding sequence ATGAGCACCGACACGGCGGTCATGCCGCGGCCTTCGGCCAGCGAAATCCTCGTGCGCAACCCGGTGGTGGCCGTACTCCGGGCGCGGCATGCCGACCAGTATGCGCCCGTCATCTCAGCCCTGGCGGAGGGTGGCGTGCGGTCAATCGAACTGACGCTCAGCACGGCGGGAGTCTTTGATCTCCTGCCACGTCTCGCGGGGGAGTTCGGTGCCGACGTGGAACTCGGCGTCGGCACCATCACCACAACGGCGGAGGCCGAACGGGCGCTTGACTGCGGGGCACGGTTGCTCGTCACTCCGGTGACCGACGCGGGCATAGTCCGTGCCGCCGTCGCCCGTGGCATCCCGGTGTTTCCGGGCGGTTTGACGCCCATCGAACTGCTCAGCGGATGGCGTGCCGGGGCCACCGCCGTGAAAGTGTTTCCGGCCTCGACCGTCGGACCGGGCTACACCGCCCGGGCGGTGCGGGTCAGCAGCGTCGTGGCAGAGGCGCTCGCCGCCCGGGGGCTCGGATGA
- a CDS encoding ABC transporter ATP-binding protein codes for MSIHATSFETLELENVARSFGGQNALRNLNLSIRSGEFIALLGPSGCGKSTALNCLAGLLPLTGGRILMDGKQIDQLPPEKRGFGMVFQNYALFPHLTVEKNIAFGLEMRNVPKAEIRKRVAEAIELVQLGPHASKLPGQMSGGQQQRVAIARAVVLRPPLVLMDEPLSNLDAKLRLEMRTEIRRLHQSLGLTTLYVTHDQEEALSLADRLVVLRLGEVQQVGTPQELHEHPANWHVADFMGYRNLLEGVVERVHGGAVTVSVLGTTVTGSAKDPLRAGDAVKIGLRPEDFDIAPAGTAPAGLATIDATVEVVEYQGREFAVEARSDAGKPLHVRTAHYVEAGQRVTLTASQDRVLVFPADLAPAMKAAPELEGAAL; via the coding sequence ATGAGCATTCACGCCACGAGTTTTGAGACCCTCGAGCTGGAGAATGTGGCTCGGTCATTCGGCGGGCAAAACGCGCTCCGGAACCTCAACCTCTCGATCCGCAGCGGTGAGTTCATCGCGCTGCTCGGACCCTCGGGCTGCGGCAAGTCGACGGCGTTGAACTGCCTGGCGGGGCTCCTGCCGCTGACCGGCGGCCGGATCCTCATGGACGGCAAGCAGATCGACCAGCTGCCGCCCGAGAAGCGCGGCTTCGGCATGGTTTTCCAGAACTATGCCCTCTTCCCGCACCTCACCGTGGAGAAGAACATCGCGTTCGGCCTGGAAATGCGCAACGTCCCCAAGGCGGAGATCAGGAAGCGGGTGGCCGAGGCGATCGAACTGGTCCAGCTCGGGCCGCACGCGTCGAAGCTTCCCGGCCAGATGTCCGGCGGCCAGCAGCAGCGCGTGGCAATCGCCCGCGCGGTGGTGCTGCGCCCGCCGCTGGTCCTCATGGATGAGCCGCTGTCCAACCTGGACGCGAAGCTGCGCCTGGAGATGCGCACCGAGATCCGCCGCCTCCACCAGTCGCTGGGCCTCACCACCCTCTACGTGACGCACGACCAGGAGGAAGCGTTGTCGCTGGCGGACCGGCTCGTGGTCCTGCGCCTCGGCGAGGTGCAGCAGGTCGGCACGCCGCAGGAGCTCCACGAACACCCGGCCAACTGGCACGTCGCGGACTTCATGGGATACCGCAACCTGCTTGAGGGCGTCGTGGAGCGGGTCCACGGCGGCGCTGTCACCGTTTCGGTCCTCGGCACCACGGTGACCGGTTCCGCAAAGGACCCGCTCCGTGCCGGCGACGCCGTGAAGATCGGCCTGCGGCCGGAGGACTTCGACATCGCCCCGGCAGGCACGGCGCCCGCCGGCCTCGCCACCATCGACGCCACGGTTGAGGTGGTGGAATACCAGGGCCGCGAGTTCGCCGTCGAGGCGAGGTCCGACGCCGGCAAGCCCCTGCACGTGCGCACCGCGCACTATGTGGAAGCCGGCCAGCGCGTCACGCTCACGGCGTCGCAGGACCGGGTGCTGGTCTTCCCCGCCGATCTGGCGCCGGCGATGAAGGCCGCCCCTGAACTTGAGGGGGCGGCGCTGTGA
- a CDS encoding UxaA family hydrolase has protein sequence MTLENCTLRLAANDEVAVATRDLTAGTVLAAEAGPGLEVRANVPRGHKIALADVPAGTSVHKYGQSIGRALTTIRRGDHVHTHNLGMDQVQQDYAFGTSRITPQAPAGERPTFKGYRRANGKVGTRNYVGILTSVNCSASTARMIADQFRGAALDAFPNVDGVFALTHGSGCGMVLGSSGAEVLVRTLRGYAHHPNFAGLLVLGLGCEMLQTERFLDADTSAGFIERLTIQDSGGVRATVKAGVALIQKMLPAINELERETVDVSELVLGLNCGGSDGYSGITANPALGVASDLLVAYGGTSVLAETPEVFGAEHLLTRRAVAPEVGQRLLDQLAWWQDYATTGGGSLDNNPSPGNKAGGLTTILEKSLGAVAKAGQAELSGVYGYAEPITNRGLVFMDTPGYDPVSVTGIVAGGANVVCFTTGRGSVFGCKPVPSIKLGTNTELYNRMPEDLDVNCGVIVDGDATVQEVGEQIFARILAVASGEQTVSEELDLGQEEFVPWQLGTVT, from the coding sequence ATGACACTTGAAAACTGCACGCTCCGGCTGGCCGCAAACGACGAAGTCGCCGTCGCCACCCGCGACCTCACCGCCGGCACGGTCCTGGCGGCCGAAGCGGGACCTGGACTGGAGGTACGGGCCAACGTGCCCCGGGGACACAAGATCGCGCTCGCCGACGTGCCCGCCGGAACATCCGTGCACAAGTACGGGCAGTCGATCGGCCGGGCCCTGACCACGATCCGGCGCGGGGACCATGTCCATACCCACAACCTCGGCATGGACCAGGTCCAGCAGGACTACGCCTTCGGGACCTCCCGCATCACTCCGCAGGCACCGGCGGGTGAGCGGCCGACGTTCAAGGGCTATCGCCGCGCCAACGGGAAGGTGGGGACCCGCAACTATGTGGGGATCCTGACGTCGGTCAACTGCTCGGCGAGCACGGCGCGGATGATAGCGGACCAGTTCCGCGGGGCCGCGCTGGATGCGTTCCCGAACGTGGACGGCGTCTTCGCGCTCACGCACGGGAGCGGCTGCGGCATGGTGCTCGGCAGTTCCGGCGCGGAGGTGCTGGTCCGCACGCTCCGCGGCTATGCCCATCACCCCAACTTTGCCGGGCTCCTGGTGCTGGGGCTGGGATGCGAGATGCTGCAGACGGAACGCTTCCTCGACGCCGACACTTCGGCCGGCTTCATCGAACGGCTCACCATCCAGGACTCGGGCGGAGTACGGGCCACCGTCAAGGCCGGTGTGGCCCTGATCCAGAAAATGCTGCCGGCCATCAATGAGCTTGAGCGGGAGACGGTCGATGTTTCCGAGCTGGTACTGGGCCTGAACTGCGGCGGTTCGGACGGGTACTCGGGCATCACCGCCAACCCGGCCCTCGGCGTCGCCTCCGACCTGCTCGTGGCCTACGGCGGCACTTCCGTGCTGGCCGAAACGCCCGAGGTTTTCGGCGCCGAGCACCTGCTGACGCGGCGTGCGGTCGCACCCGAGGTGGGCCAGCGGCTGTTGGACCAGCTTGCGTGGTGGCAGGACTACGCCACCACCGGCGGAGGAAGCCTGGACAACAACCCGTCGCCGGGAAACAAAGCCGGGGGCCTGACCACCATTCTCGAGAAGTCCCTGGGCGCCGTCGCCAAGGCCGGCCAGGCCGAACTGTCCGGTGTCTACGGTTATGCCGAACCCATCACAAACCGCGGTCTCGTCTTCATGGACACTCCCGGCTACGATCCCGTCTCGGTGACCGGCATCGTGGCTGGCGGCGCCAACGTGGTGTGTTTCACCACCGGCCGTGGCTCCGTGTTCGGCTGCAAGCCGGTGCCCAGCATCAAGCTGGGCACCAACACCGAGCTGTACAACAGGATGCCGGAGGACCTGGACGTGAACTGCGGCGTGATTGTGGACGGCGACGCCACGGTCCAGGAGGTGGGCGAGCAGATCTTCGCCCGGATCCTCGCGGTGGCGTCGGGCGAGCAGACCGTCAGCGAGGAACTCGACCTCGGGCAAGAGGAGTTCGTGCCCTGGCAGCTGGGGACCGTGACATGA
- a CDS encoding LacI family DNA-binding transcriptional regulator, translated as MKGSITVRDVAKALGVSPSTVSRALSSSDLVAPRTRQQIVDKARELGYTPNHAARGLATGRKGTLGLVVPDLENPYFASVTKGVQARALAAGYSVFVADSDEDSRVERELVSKLKPQVDGLILCSSRMSDTDLASLLGGAPVLLINRRMEGLPDITVNDQEIVRQALEHLHALGHRKVGYAGGPTGSWSDQQRRLGIEQALPGLPGLDVISLGSFAPVFGGGQSAADLAVAAGLTAVLAYNDLMALGIVARLHARGINVPDQMSVVGIDDINAATLISPALTTVRAPLRKVGSAAVDRLVDILDPHSVPRAAGDLPIEIVVRQSTSVVPSAIRERPSGNVAGRNERKSHASI; from the coding sequence ATGAAGGGATCCATTACGGTCCGGGACGTGGCGAAGGCGCTGGGCGTCTCGCCGTCGACGGTGTCACGGGCACTGTCATCCTCGGATCTCGTCGCTCCCCGCACCCGCCAGCAGATCGTCGACAAGGCCCGCGAGCTGGGCTACACCCCGAACCACGCCGCCCGCGGACTCGCCACCGGCCGGAAAGGCACCCTCGGACTGGTGGTGCCGGACCTGGAGAACCCGTACTTCGCCTCGGTCACCAAAGGGGTGCAGGCGCGGGCACTGGCGGCGGGCTACTCGGTCTTTGTGGCCGATTCCGATGAGGACAGCCGCGTGGAGCGGGAACTGGTGAGCAAACTCAAGCCGCAAGTTGACGGGCTCATCCTGTGCTCGTCGCGGATGTCCGACACGGACCTGGCATCGCTGCTGGGAGGCGCCCCGGTCCTGCTGATCAACCGCCGCATGGAGGGTCTTCCCGACATCACCGTGAACGACCAGGAGATCGTCCGCCAGGCGCTGGAGCACCTGCACGCCCTGGGACACCGGAAGGTCGGCTATGCCGGCGGCCCTACCGGTTCATGGTCGGACCAGCAACGCCGCCTCGGCATTGAGCAGGCCCTGCCGGGCCTTCCCGGCCTGGACGTCATCTCCTTGGGATCTTTCGCGCCCGTCTTCGGCGGCGGCCAGTCCGCCGCGGACCTCGCCGTCGCGGCGGGCCTCACCGCCGTCCTGGCCTACAACGACCTCATGGCCCTGGGCATCGTTGCCCGCCTGCATGCCCGGGGCATCAACGTTCCGGACCAGATGAGCGTGGTGGGCATCGACGACATCAACGCCGCAACGCTCATCTCGCCCGCACTGACCACCGTCCGCGCACCGTTGCGCAAGGTCGGCAGTGCCGCCGTCGACCGGCTGGTCGACATTCTGGATCCCCACTCGGTACCCCGCGCCGCCGGAGACCTTCCAATCGAAATCGTTGTCCGGCAATCCACATCTGTAGTTCCCTCCGCTATCCGCGAGCGTCCGTCCGGCAACGTTGCCGGACGCAATGAAAGGAAGTCCCATGCGAGCATCTAG
- a CDS encoding sugar kinase: protein MNAQAGHGHDGASEVVTLGETMALMKAATPGPLAFTDSLGLGIGGAESNVAIALRRLGTTVTWVGRAGADSLGDLVVRELLAEGLDVVCTRDGSAPTGLMIKERRTNQTAKVWYYRSGSAGSGLAPEHIPADKISRARLLHITGITPALSDSAAKATQYAVDCAKDSGTLVSFDLNYRSALWSKEEASDVFRRLVSQADVVFAGDDEAAIAVGPAGDVRELARRVAELGPSQVIIKLGADGCAALVDGMEYRQPAIPIRAVDTVGAGDAFVGGYLAELLNGEPVQQRLLTAVKTGAYACLVSGDWEGMPRRSELPLLDAAEPVSR, encoded by the coding sequence ATGAACGCGCAGGCGGGCCACGGCCACGACGGAGCCAGTGAAGTGGTCACGCTCGGCGAGACCATGGCCCTGATGAAGGCCGCCACCCCCGGCCCCCTGGCCTTCACGGACTCGCTGGGCCTGGGGATCGGGGGAGCGGAAAGCAACGTCGCCATCGCGCTCCGCCGGCTCGGAACGACCGTGACCTGGGTGGGGCGCGCCGGCGCGGACAGCCTGGGGGACCTGGTGGTCCGCGAGCTGTTGGCGGAGGGCCTGGACGTGGTCTGCACCCGCGACGGAAGCGCACCGACAGGGCTAATGATCAAGGAACGCCGGACCAACCAAACGGCAAAGGTCTGGTATTACCGTTCCGGCAGCGCAGGCTCAGGGCTGGCGCCCGAGCATATCCCCGCGGACAAGATCTCGCGGGCCCGGCTGCTGCACATCACCGGCATCACGCCGGCGCTGTCAGATTCGGCGGCGAAGGCAACGCAGTACGCCGTCGACTGCGCCAAGGACTCCGGCACCCTGGTGTCCTTTGACCTTAACTACCGGTCCGCCCTGTGGTCCAAGGAAGAGGCGTCGGACGTTTTCCGGCGCCTGGTCAGCCAGGCTGACGTTGTCTTCGCCGGCGACGACGAGGCCGCCATCGCCGTGGGACCAGCCGGGGATGTGCGGGAGCTGGCACGCAGGGTGGCAGAGCTGGGACCGTCCCAGGTCATCATCAAGCTTGGGGCGGACGGGTGCGCGGCCCTCGTTGACGGCATGGAGTACCGCCAGCCGGCCATTCCCATCCGCGCGGTGGACACGGTGGGGGCCGGTGACGCCTTCGTGGGCGGCTATCTCGCGGAACTGCTCAACGGGGAACCCGTGCAGCAACGCCTCCTGACGGCGGTGAAGACCGGCGCCTACGCCTGCCTGGTATCCGGCGACTGGGAGGGGATGCCGCGGCGCAGCGAACTCCCGCTGCTGGATGCCGCGGAACCTGTGAGCCGCTAA